A segment of the Pelorhabdus rhamnosifermentans genome:
ATTAAAGTAACGCCTTCATCAAAAGTAGTGGGCGATATGGCCCTCTATATGGTCCAAAATCGTCTTACAGAAGATGATCTCTATGATCAAGGAGAAACACTGGATTTTCCAGACTCCGTCGTGGAATTTTTTGAAGGACAACTTGGGCAGCCCTATCAAGGATTCCCAAAAGAACTACAACGCATTATCTTACACGGCAAAAAGCCCTTTACCAAACGTCCAAGCGAGTTAATGGAAGCCTTTAATTTTGATCGTGCCCAAGGCATATTGAAAAATGCGCTAGAACGGCAGATTAACTGTGAAGATCTCCTCTCCTACGCCCTTTACCCCAAAGTATTTCTCGCCTATCAAAACTTTGTGAAAAAATATGGTGATATTTCACTGCTCAATACGCCAACCTTTTTTTATGGGCTTGTCCCGCGTGAAGAAATCAGAGTAGATATTGAAGAAGGAAAAACACTTGTCATTAAACTATTATCTGTAGGAGCTCCTCGTCCCGAGGGTACACGCGCTGTCAATTTTGAACTCAATGGCCTGCCCCGCCAAGTCATTATTAAAGATAACAACCTCAAAACAACGGTCATTACCAACAAAAAAGCCGAACAAGATAATCCTGGCCATCTGGGAGCAACTATGTCAGGAACAGTTGTAAAAGCATTAGTAACCAAAGGCGCTCGAATTAAAAAGGGCGAACCTCTCATGGTAACAGAAGCCATGAAAATGGAAACAACCATTCAGGCACCCTTTGATGGCTTTGTAAAAGAAGTTCATGCTGCTGACGGAGATGCCATTCAAACCGGCGACTTACTAATCGAAGTCAGTCCGGAAAAATAAATTTTTACTGCTAAAATGAGCAAATGCGTACCACTTATGTGATACGCATTTTTTCTTTGAAAGTGTAAAGCTAACGACTCAAAAAATACGTACCACCACAAATAAGTAAAATTCCCACGACACGTGAAACTGTAAAAGCCTCGTGGAAAATAATACAGCCAACAGCAAGAGCAAAGATATAGTTCAATGATGTAAGTGGTACAACAACACTAAGATCTCCGCTTTTAAGAATAAAGATCCATAGCAAGAGATCAAAAGCACTTACAATTACGCCCGCCATAATCAGAGGACTACGTATGACCTGCCAAATCCAAGTCCAGAGTTCCTGAGGCGTTTGTGGGTCCATTAAAGATCCCGTACCTAGTTTAATTAAAAGTTCTCCAGCCGAGTTCACGCCGCACCAGAGAAGAATTAAAATCAAAAGTTTTCGCACAATATCGTCCTTCCATTCCTCTTGCTCATACTTTCTTTAATACCTACACCCGTATTAAAAGAAGCAAAAAACACTATAGCTGCTTAAATAGAACTTGTCCAACTTCAATAGACAAAGAACCCTACTATAGAAATCTAGCCCTAATAATTGTAGAGTATTAAAAAGCTCGGCAACTATCAACACATTGCTGTCATCCCTCAGCTAATTTAACCAACTTATGCTATTATTAAATTCTGCATGACAAATATTTTTCCTTTGTTACAATGAAATTCAGCGTTTTATCTATTCATGAACTAATGGAGAAATTCAAATAATCCAATAAAAATAAGTAAAAAACCTCCTACAAGTCCAGCCTTATCACCCAGCCAACGTGCAGCAAAACTGGAACCAAGCAAAAGCCCCCCTGATAACATGACAATACTAAGTATAAAAACAATCATTGTTGTAAACATCGCGTTTACACCAGCCATGCCTGCGCCTACACCACTCGAAACATTATTGATCGTCAAAGCCAAACCAAGCAAAGAGCCTTCATAAAGACTCAGTGTTCCTGAGGCATCTAGATCAGCCCGCAATGGTTCTTTTAAAAAATCTAACACCCTCACAATCGATTGCGGCACATCGTATATAGAGACAGGACCACGATCTCTCCCTAATCGACCGTGATGACGATCAAGAAAAATGACCCATCCGCCAGCTCCCATAATAATTAATGAACCCATGGCACTGGAGAAAGTTGGATTTAAAGAATCTGCTATGTATGAACCAAATGTCATGGATAGCATTGTACCAACACTTGTCATCAATGCAATGATTAAATTCACCTTCCAAGGAATTTTTACTTGACGCGTGCCATAGGAAATACCCACACCTAAATTATCCAAATTAGAAGAAATTGCTAGTAATATAACAGATAGAAAATCCATGCCTGCTCCTCCTCTCGTACCTACTAAAATAATCTATGCCTGCATAGTGAAAGGCGTGAACGGCAAGTTTTGTTAATTTTTCATGATCATTAGGTGATAACAAGGAATATCCTGAAAAGTTGGTTGACAGACTAAAGGTTAGATTGTAGCATTAGAATTGCAGTTTATACATCTTGGTCTTCAGATGAAGAATCATGGCGCAAATCTGCGTAAAATTCATTTAGTGATTATCCTAGTTGTTATGTAGCCGTACAAATAGGCATTTGCTAAATATGGGGAGGCGGACAAAAGTGAATGAGGTAAAGTTATTGGGTGAGTTATATTTCAGCCGACTATTGAATAAGCCAATTTATGACGCGTCACAACGCAAAGTTGGCCAAGTCAAAGATATGGCTGTCCGTTGGAAAGGTGCCTATCCCCAAGTCATTGGTATAAAATACGCACGAAAAGTGCATAATCTGATCCCCATTGATGAAATAGCTACTTTAGATGATCACGGTGTACACTTAGTCAGCGACTTAAAAACGGATAAAAATATTCCACTTAAAGACAATGCCATTTATATTAGTAAATGGCTGCTTGACAAACAAATTATTGATTTAAAAGGCTCACGCATGGTACGAGTCAATGATATTTGCCTCTCCTTTATTGGACAGAAAACTCATCGTTCCTTAATTTTAGTTGCCGTTGACATTGGCATAAGGGGATTATTCAGACGACTGGGCTGTGAATGTTTAGTAAAACATTGCAAACAAAATTTATTAGGCTTACAGTACATGAAGCCCTTGGAAAACTGGAATTCCGATTTACAACTCAGTCGAGAAAAACAACAACTCAATGAACTGCATCCAGCGGATATTGCCGATCTTTTAGAAGAAATGGGTCACAAACACCGCGTAAGTTTTATTCAAAATCTGGATTCACGGCTTGCTGTCGATACACTAGCTGAAGTAGACCTTGATACGCAGGTTGATATTATTGAGCAAATGGATCAAGAGCGCGCCTCTGATATATTAGAAGAAATGCCACCTGATGAAGTAGCTAATATCTTAAGTGAAATGTCCACAGAGAAATCAGAAGAACTGCTAAAATTAATGGAAACAGACGATGCTGAAGATGTTCGTGAACTCATGCAGTATGACGAAGGCATTGCAGGTGCACTCATGACAACAGAATTCATTGCCTTTTCGCCACAACTCACTGCTGAACAAGCCATTATTCAGTTACGTCAACAAGCTGCTGAAGCTGAAACAATTTATTACTTATATGTCATTAATGAGCATGAGCAATTACTCGGAGTATTTTCCTTACGCGAATTAATTGTTGCCGATCCCCAAACCCCTTTACCTGAAATTATGCACCGCAAAGTGGCTGCTGTAGATGAATTTGATGACTATCGCCGCGTAGCTGATGTCATCAATAAATATGGTCTTTTAGCCGTTCCTGTTACAAATAAGCAACGTGAACTGTTAGGTATTGTCACCGTCGATGATGTACTGGATGTCTTAATGCCTGAACGCAATATAACAGATACCTATTCTTTGTTTATGTTAAGCGATAAAGCCGGACGGAGGCGATAAACTTGAACTTTTTTAAAAATAAATTTGCACAGCTAGGACTATTTTTTTCAGTCATTGGCCCCGGTATTGTGACAGCTTTCGCTGATAATGATGCTGGCGGCATTGCAACTTATGCCGCCGCCGGTGCCAAATATGGCTATGGACTGCTCTTTACGATGTTTATTAGCAGTATTTGCCTAGCTATTGCGCAAGAAATTTCCGCTCGCACAGGTGTTGTCACGGGACGCGGCTTATCCGATTTAATTCGTGAACGCTTCGGCGTAAAATGGACCCTTTTCGCCATGGTTGTACTCTTGATTGCCAATATTGGTACAACAGCCTCAGAATTTTCCGGTATTGCTACAAGCTTTGAGATCTTCGGTATCAGCAAGTATTTATCTGTTCCCATCATGTCCCTATTAATTTGGTGGCTCGTACTCAAGGCAAACTATAACCGAATTGAAAAAATATTCTTGCTCCTCTGCGTAACCTTTTTAAGCTACATCATCTCAGGAGTCATAGTAGATCCACCTTGGAAAGAAGTATTACTTGCTTCTGTAACACCTACTTTTTTCCATGATGCTGATTTCTTGCTTATGGCCATCGGTGTCATTGGTACAACCATTACACCGTGGGGACAGTTTTATGTGCAAGCCTCAGTCGTTGACAAAGGAATTACAGCCAAAGATTACCATTTTACCTTCTGGGATGTCATGATCGGCGCCTTCTTTACGTGGCTCATCGCCTTCTTTATCATTGTAGCCACAGCAGCTACTCTCTACGCCAACCAGATTTCCATTGAAACGGCGGGGGATGCCGCCCTTGCCTTAGCACCACTAGCTGGAAAATATGCCAGTATGCTCTTTTCTTTTGGGCTCCTCGGCGCTTCCATGCTGGCCGCCTTTATTCTTCCCTTAAGTACAGCTTATGCCGTCTGTGAGGCCTTTGGTTTTGAGCGGGGCATTAGTAAGACCCAAGAAGAAGCGCCTGTATTCTTCGGACTATATACAGCTCTCATTATTCTAGGGGCTGCACTGGTATTGTGGCCGGACGTCTCTCTTTATCAAATTATGCTAACATCACAAGTCATCAATGGAATTTTATTACCGCCTATTTTAATCTTTATGGTACTTATTGCCAATGACAAAAATATTATGGGTTCTTTCGCTAATTCCCCCTGGTACAGCATCGTATCCTGGATATTCACCTGGGTCTTAATTATTCTGACTATTTTGCTCGTATTCTCAACAGTGATGCCAGATTCCATCGACATGCTCATGAATTTACTTGATTTTGCAACAAAATAAACGGTATCGGTCTTTCAACACTCAGTAAGCATAGGAATCTCGTTGCTATAAGTGAAAATCAAGTAGAATGTTGGAGAGTTAGCAATACATAAGAAATAGTATATATTCTTATATCACAAAAAAAGGATTGGACTTCATTTAAATGAAGTCCAATCCTTTTTTATATCAAATTTTTCCATTTACACGAGCTGCGTCTGTCCCATTAAGAACTTGTCGCATTCGCGGGCTGCACTACGACCTTCATGAATAGCCCACACCACAAGGCTCTGGCCACGACGCATATCACCTGCAGCAAAAATGCCAGGAATATTCGTCGCGAACTGACCATATTCGGCCTTAACATTAGACCGTCCGTCTTGTTCAATATTTAACTGCTTTAATAGGGTATCCTCTGGACCTAAGAAGCCCATGGCAAGCAGCACAAGCTGAACAGGCCATATTTTTTCACTTCCAGAAATTTCCTGAGGACAAAATTGTCCGCGGTCATTCTTAACCCATTCCACCTGAACTGTATGAACTTCTTTCAATTGTCCCTTGTCATCACCTACAAACCGTTTAGCTGTCACTAAATAGCTACGGGGATCAGCACCAAAACGCTGGGCTGCTTCCTCTTGGCCATAATCCACTTTATATACACGTGGAAACTGTGGCCAAGGATTTCCATCGCTCCGTTCCAACGGCAACTGCGGCATAATTTCGAGTTGATGAACGCTACGACAACCGTGACGCAGAGCCGTTCCCACACAGTCCGTCCCCGTGTCACCGCCACCAATGACAAGTACATCCTTGCCTGCTGCCGAAATATACTGATGATCCGCAAGATTCGAATCAAGCAAACTTTTCGTATTGGCCCGTAAAAAGTCCATGGCAAAATGAACACCTTTTAATTCCCGTCCCTCAATAGGCAAATCACGAGGCACCGTAGCTCCACCACATAATACAGCAGCATCAAAATCGTTGAGCAGTTTTTCTCCTGCATAATTTACGCCAACTTCAGTATCTGTTTCGAAAATAACACCCTCATCTTTCATGAGCTTAACACGACGCTCTACAACGCGTTTGTCGAGTTTCATATTGGGAATGCCGTACATCAGCAACCCCCCCACCCTGTCAGCTCGTTCAAAAACGGTGACACTATGACCCGCTCGATTAAGCTGAGCGGCACAAGCCAGACCCGAAGGACCTGAACCAACAACAGCGACCTTCTTACCTGTACGTTTTGTTGGCAACTGAGGCTCAATCCAGCCTTCATCAAAGCCTTTATCAACCACTGTGCATTCAATGTTCTTAATTGTTACAGGATCTGTTGCGAGACCTGCCGTACACGCTCCTTCACAAGGAGCGGGGCAGACACGTCCGGTAAATTCCGGAAAACTATTCGTTTTTTGCAAACGTCCCAAAGCCTCTTGCCACAGACCAGAATAAACAAGATCATTCCACTCCGGCATCAGGTTATGAAGCGGACATCCTGAAACCATGCCATTTATCATCAACCCCGTATGACAAAAAGGTGTTCCGCATTCCATACAGCGGCTGGCCTGCACTTGAAGCTTTTCTTCTGGCATGGAGCAATGAAATTCTTTCCAATCTTGTACTCGCTCCAGGGGCGGACGGTCGGCCTGGTGTTCACTTTCATATTCAATAAAGCCTGTTGATTTTCCCATGGTTTTCCCCCATTTCTTCAGTCAGTTTCCTTAATTTCCGCCCACACGCGCCTGTTCATGGCGATTTTCTTCAAACACATGCATAACAGCAGCTGATTCTGACAATCCTTTACGACGGAACCGGTTAATTCCTTCTAAAATACGCTTATAATCTTTCGGAATGACGCGAACAAACCGCTGACGCGCTGAATACCAATTGGTCAGCAAGGCTCTCGCCACATCACTACCCGTATATTTTACATGTTTGGCAAGCATTTCTTTCACGAACTCAATTTCATCATCCATTTCCAGGCTTTCTAACAGCACCATTTCCTGATTGGTTCTGACAGGCAAACTACCATCTTCATCATAGACAAAGGCAATTCCGCCTGACATGCCGGCAGCAAAATTACGTCCTGTTTTTCCCACAATAACAACCCGGCCACCTGTCATATACTCACAGCCGTGATCGCCCACTCCTTCAACAACAGCATTGACGCCGCTGTTACGTACGCCAAAGCGTTCGCCAGCCACACCCCGA
Coding sequences within it:
- a CDS encoding EamA family transporter, whose amino-acid sequence is MRKLLILILLWCGVNSAGELLIKLGTGSLMDPQTPQELWTWIWQVIRSPLIMAGVIVSAFDLLLWIFILKSGDLSVVVPLTSLNYIFALAVGCIIFHEAFTVSRVVGILLICGGTYFLSR
- the ytaF gene encoding sporulation membrane protein YtaF, with the protein product MDFLSVILLAISSNLDNLGVGISYGTRQVKIPWKVNLIIALMTSVGTMLSMTFGSYIADSLNPTFSSAMGSLIIMGAGGWVIFLDRHHGRLGRDRGPVSIYDVPQSIVRVLDFLKEPLRADLDASGTLSLYEGSLLGLALTINNVSSGVGAGMAGVNAMFTTMIVFILSIVMLSGGLLLGSSFAARWLGDKAGLVGGFLLIFIGLFEFLH
- a CDS encoding magnesium transporter; amino-acid sequence: MNEVKLLGELYFSRLLNKPIYDASQRKVGQVKDMAVRWKGAYPQVIGIKYARKVHNLIPIDEIATLDDHGVHLVSDLKTDKNIPLKDNAIYISKWLLDKQIIDLKGSRMVRVNDICLSFIGQKTHRSLILVAVDIGIRGLFRRLGCECLVKHCKQNLLGLQYMKPLENWNSDLQLSREKQQLNELHPADIADLLEEMGHKHRVSFIQNLDSRLAVDTLAEVDLDTQVDIIEQMDQERASDILEEMPPDEVANILSEMSTEKSEELLKLMETDDAEDVRELMQYDEGIAGALMTTEFIAFSPQLTAEQAIIQLRQQAAEAETIYYLYVINEHEQLLGVFSLRELIVADPQTPLPEIMHRKVAAVDEFDDYRRVADVINKYGLLAVPVTNKQRELLGIVTVDDVLDVLMPERNITDTYSLFMLSDKAGRRR
- a CDS encoding Nramp family divalent metal transporter; this translates as MNFFKNKFAQLGLFFSVIGPGIVTAFADNDAGGIATYAAAGAKYGYGLLFTMFISSICLAIAQEISARTGVVTGRGLSDLIRERFGVKWTLFAMVVLLIANIGTTASEFSGIATSFEIFGISKYLSVPIMSLLIWWLVLKANYNRIEKIFLLLCVTFLSYIISGVIVDPPWKEVLLASVTPTFFHDADFLLMAIGVIGTTITPWGQFYVQASVVDKGITAKDYHFTFWDVMIGAFFTWLIAFFIIVATAATLYANQISIETAGDAALALAPLAGKYASMLFSFGLLGASMLAAFILPLSTAYAVCEAFGFERGISKTQEEAPVFFGLYTALIILGAALVLWPDVSLYQIMLTSQVINGILLPPILIFMVLIANDKNIMGSFANSPWYSIVSWIFTWVLIILTILLVFSTVMPDSIDMLMNLLDFATK
- a CDS encoding glutamate synthase subunit beta, with product MGKSTGFIEYESEHQADRPPLERVQDWKEFHCSMPEEKLQVQASRCMECGTPFCHTGLMINGMVSGCPLHNLMPEWNDLVYSGLWQEALGRLQKTNSFPEFTGRVCPAPCEGACTAGLATDPVTIKNIECTVVDKGFDEGWIEPQLPTKRTGKKVAVVGSGPSGLACAAQLNRAGHSVTVFERADRVGGLLMYGIPNMKLDKRVVERRVKLMKDEGVIFETDTEVGVNYAGEKLLNDFDAAVLCGGATVPRDLPIEGRELKGVHFAMDFLRANTKSLLDSNLADHQYISAAGKDVLVIGGGDTGTDCVGTALRHGCRSVHQLEIMPQLPLERSDGNPWPQFPRVYKVDYGQEEAAQRFGADPRSYLVTAKRFVGDDKGQLKEVHTVQVEWVKNDRGQFCPQEISGSEKIWPVQLVLLAMGFLGPEDTLLKQLNIEQDGRSNVKAEYGQFATNIPGIFAAGDMRRGQSLVVWAIHEGRSAARECDKFLMGQTQLV